Below is a genomic region from Pseudomonadota bacterium.
GAGGTTCACGTGGTGTACACCCGCGTCATCTCGGCCCTCACCCAGGAAGCCAAGACCGATCGCCTGCTCCCCCTGGCGTCTGAGAAGACGCCTGAGCACGTTCTTCCCTACATGTTCGAGCCTGACCCGAACGCGGCGCTCAGCGCCATCCTGCCGCAGTACCTGCGGACGATCTTCTACCAGATCCTGCTCGAGGCCCGAACCTCCGAGCTGAGCGCGCGCCTGCGCGCCATGACCAATGCCACTGACAACGCCGACAAGTTCGTGGGTACGCTGACCCTCGACTTCTTCCGCGCGCGTCAGTCGGCCATCACCAACGAGATTCTTGAAGTCGCGAGCGGCGCTGAAGCGCTGAAGAAATAGGAGGCAGCACCCCATGGGAGTCGGTAGAGTTCATCAGATCATCGGATCGGTTGTCGACGTAGAGTTCAATCCGGGCGAGCTGCCCAACATGTACAACGCCCTCACCGTGAAGCGTGAGGAAGACGCTGGGGGCCGTGGCAAGGGCCTCGACCTCTATCTCGAGGTCATGGGCGAGCTGGGCAACAACCAGGTGCGCTGCCTGTCGATGGGCAGCACTGACGGCCTGCGCCGCGGAATGCCCGCGGTTGACACGGGAGACGCCATTCGCGTGCCCGTCGGTCCGAAGACGCTGGGACGCATCTTCAACGTGCTGGGCCAGCCCATCGACAAGCGCGGCCCGGTCGACGCGGTGAAGACCTACTCCATCCATCGTCAGGCCCCGTCGCTCGACCAGCAGGAGCCCACCACCAACGTGCTCGAGACGGGCATCAAGGTCGTCGACCTGCTCGCCCCCTACTCAAAGGGCGGAAAGACAGGCCTCTTCGGGGGCGCCGGCGTGGGCAAGACGGTGCTGATTCAAGAGCTCATCGCCAACATCGCCCGTGAGCACGGCGGCTACTCGGTGTTCGCCGGCGTGGGTGAGCGAACCCGTGAGGGCAACGACCTCTGGCTCGAGATGCAGCACTCGGGCGTGATCGACAAGACCGCCATGGTCTTCGGTCAGATGGACGAGCCGCCGGGTGTGCGCTTCCGCGTGGGCCTCACGGGCATCACCATGGCCGAGTACTTCCGCGATGAAGAGAACAAGGACGTGCTCGTCTTCATCGACAACATCTTCCGCTTCGTGCTCGCGGGCGCCGAGGTGTCGGCGCTTCTGGGTCGCATGCCCTCCGCCGTGGGATACCAGCCGACGCTGTCGACCGAGATGGGCCTCCTCGAAGAGCGCATCACCTCGACGCGCACGGGTTCAATCACCGCCATTCAGGCGGTGTACGTGCCCGCTGACGACATCACCGACCCCGCCGTGGCCACCACGTTCGCTCACCTCGACGCCACCACGGTGCTGTCGCGCTCCATCGCCGAGCTGGGCATCTACCCCGCCGTCGATCCGCTCGCCTCGACCTCTCGCCTGCTCGAGCCGCGATTCATCGGCGACGAGCACTTCGGTGTGGCCCGTCGCGTCCAGGAGATCCTCCAGCGCTACAAGGACCTGCAGGACATCATCGCCATCCTGGGTGTGGAAGAGCTCTCCGAAGACGACCGTATCATCGTGGGTCGTGCTCGGCGCCTGCAGAAGTTCCTCTCGCAGCCGTTCCACGTGGCCGAGGGCTTCACGGGGCGCAAGGGCAAGTACGTGCAGCTCAAGGACACCATCAAGAGCTTCAAGGAGGTGGCCGACGGCAAGCTCGATCACCTGCCCGAGCAGGCCTTCTACATGCAGGGCGGGCTCGAAGATGTGCTCGAAGAGGCCAAGAAGCTGGGCGTCGAGGTCGGCCGCTAGGCCGCGCGAGATACAACCGTGAGCCTCATCAGCGACAAGAACTTCCACGTCGAGATCATCACCCCAGAGCGTGTTCGCTTCGGCGGAGACGCACTCATGCTCAGTGTGCCCGGGGTTGAGGGGCAGATGGGCCTGCTGGCCAATCACGCCCCCATCCTGTCACTGCTCCAGGCCGGGCGGCTCACGTTGCAGACCCGCGAGAGCACTGTCAACATGGCTGTCGGCCCTGGTTTCGTAAAGATGAGCAACAACCGCGCTGTCTGCCTCGTCGATTTCGCCGAGAACGCAGGCGATATCGACAAGGCCGCCGCCGAGCGCCGTCGAGCCGAGCTCGAGAAGCAGCTGGCGGCCGAGTCTGATTCCGTCAAGCAGGATGCGCTTCGCACCCAGCTGCGGGCCGAGCTGGCGCGCCTCGAGGTCGCCGGCGCTCGAGGAGCCTGACCCGGTTGCCACACCTGCGCGTGCAGGGAGGGCGTCCTCTTCGCGGTGAGATCGAGGCGCTGGGTGCCAAGAATGCGGCGCTGCCCATCATGGCCGCGGCGCTTCTCTGCAAGGGCGATGTGATTCTCACGCGGGTGCCGGACATCTCTGACGTGCACGTCATGACCGAGATCCTGCGCTCTCTCGGAATGGTGGTGGAGTCGCCCGCGCCCGGAACACTTCGCCTCAACGCCGACCACATCAGCACCACGCGCGCGCCCTACGAGCTCGTTCGGAGGATGAACGCCTCCTTCGACGTAACCGGCCCGCTGCTGGCGCGCTTCGGGGAGGCTGATGTCGCGCTGCCAGGCGGTTGCAACCTGGGCCAGCGACGGGTCAACCTTCACCTCGACGCGTTCCGCTCGCTCGGCGCGGAGGTGCATCGCAGCCACGGCTTTGTTCAGGCTAAAGCGACCCGCCTGCAGGGGGTGACCATCGCGTTTCCCCATGTCAGCGTCGGTGCGACCAAGAACGCCATGATGGCGGCCTGCCTCGCACAGGGCACCACGGTGCTCGAGAATGTCGCGCGCGAGCCTGAGGTCACCGATCTGGCACGCTTCCTGAACACCATGGGGGCGCGGGTGAGCGGCGAGGGGTCTCCCAGAATCGAGATCGAAGGGGTCGACGCGCTCCACGGCGGCACCTACGAGATCACCTCAGATCGCATCGTGACGGGGACGTTCCTGATCATGACCGCCATCGCCGGGGGAGAGGTGCGCGTCACGCACTGCCACCCGGAGTACCACGATGTGCTCATCCAGCAGCTGCGGCGGGCCAACCAGGAGGTCGACGTCGAGCCACAGGCCATCCGGCTGCGATCTCGTCGGCCGGTTCTCCCCCTCGAGGTCACCACGGCACCCTACCCTGGGTTCCCCACGGACCTGCACCCGCCGATGACGGCGCTTCTCGTCCTGGCCGACGGTACGAGCATCATTCGAGAGACCATCTTCGACGGGCGCTTCATGTACGCAGGCGAGCTCGTGCGACTCGGCGCCAACATCCGCATCACTGATCACACCGCGGTGGTCACAGGGGTGAAGTACCTGGCTGGCGCACCGGTCGAGGCGCCGGACATCCGAGGAGGGGGCGCTCTCATCGCGGCCGCCCTCGCCGCGGAGGGAGAGACGCTCATCGGGGGGTTGCAGTTCATCGATCGTGGCTATCAGCGTATCCACGAGCAGCTGGTCTCGCTTGGCGCGGTCATTGAGAGGGTAGAGGAAGAACGCGCGCCGGCCGCAGTCTGATCGACGTCAGCGATCGGGATCGGTCGTGCCCTCGGAGGATTTGACCGGGGTGGGGCGAAACCCGAGTTCGAGCAGAATCCGTGTGAGGAGAGACCGTGCGGGATCGCAAAGAGTTCAAGGTCAGCTTCAAGGGGTTCTGGCTTCTCTGCATTCCTTCGGCTGCGGTCTCGCTGGGGCTCATCGGTTTCGGCTTTAACTACTACAACAAGATCCGCCTGATTGAAGAGAGCGCCCGTAAAGGCGGCGGCACGCTGCCAGACAGCTTTCCCCCGGACTGGATCTTCTACGCACTGCCCTGGACGGTGGCGGCAGTCATTGCGTTTCTCTATCTCTGGGTATACATGCTCGAGAGCCGACGCAAGATCATTGTTACACCGACGCACCTCGAGATCGTGCGGGGAGGAGACACGACGCGTACGCTGTGGCAGAATGTCTCCCTCACCCCTCCTCGCTCTGACAAGAAGTCTTTCCGCAGCGCACTCCTCAGCGATGGCACCCACTACGAGACGGTCTACGAGTTCTTCTATCCCGAGTTCCAGCTTCTGGTCGATTTTGTCACCGACGCAAAGAAGCACGCCCGCGAGAGCATCTCGACCTGAGGCGTTTCGCTCCCCTGGCGCCCGCGGTGGCGCCTCTCTGCACGAGGCACTGTCTCTCACGGGAGTGATGGCGTGACAGTCGCGTCGACGAAGGTCTCACATCGGCTTCTTCGACCGGTGCTTCTCATCGCTGGCGGCCTTCTGGCTCTCATGGCGGTGCTGCTCTGGGTCGTTCTCCCGCGCGTGGCCATCGATCTGGTCAATGCCTCCCTGGTTGGTCGGGCTTCCTGGACGCGCCTGCGCATCACCCCCCACGCTCTCGCCGCAGATGGCGTGCGTCTCGACAACGCTTCTGGGGACTGCGTGATGAAGGCCGCCCAGGTTGTCGTTCGTTTCAGCCTCCTCGACATGGTTCGCCACCGCTCACTCGTGCCCGGCATCCGCGAGGTGGAGGTGGCCGAGCCAGAGCTCTTTCTCGAGCGTCGAGCAGACGGGTCGTTCAACCTCGAGCGCGTGCTCCGCCCCTCGGAGGCCATGGTCGAGCTCGAACATCTCTTTCGTGGCATCGTTCGTGTGCCGGAGGGCAGCCTCGTCCTGGCAGATCGCCGCTTTGGCGTCGAGACGGCGGTTCGGCTGACATCGGCCGTCGTAGACATGTCCGACCTCGAGCACTGCCGGGCTGAGCTCGGGTTGCTGGAACGGGGCCCACAGGGGGTGAAGATCACAGCGGTTGCGTCGTGGAAGCGCGACCTGGTCGACACCCGCGCGCGGGTTTCGCTCGAGGGGCTCGAGGTTGCTCGCGCGATGGGGTATGCGATGGCCCTCACGGGCGTGAAGCAGGCGCCGATCTCTGTGCGCGCGGGGCGGTTGAAGCTGAGCGCGCTCCTCTCTACCGTGGGGCCCCTGCGCACGTCGTGGGACTCGCTGCACGTGACGGGCACCGCGTGGGCAGAGGGCCTGGCGGGTCGCGTCGAAGGAAGGCCCCTCGAGTTCCGGGATGGGCGCCTCCTGGCTTTCCTCACGCGCGACATGATAGACATCCGTCGCTTCACCGTGCGCATCGGGCGCGATGCGCTCGAGCTTGCCGGACGGCTGTTCGATCGGCGTCAGCCCCAGCTCGACCTCGAGCTCCGGCTGCGCAGCCCGTCGATTGCGTCGAGCCTGCGTGCGGCCGGGTTCTCTCTCGGACTCGCGCTCGATGGTTCGGTGCGTGGGTCGGTTCGTCTGAGGGGGGCGCTCAACGGCCCACCCGTCGCGCAGGTGAGCCTCGCCTCGCCCCGTCTGATGGTAGCCGGAAGGCGCCTGCGCGACGCCACCGCGCGAATCTTCTGGACTTCGGGAACCTGGCGCGTCGAGCAGATGCGCGCGGTCGCCGACGGAGGGGGCACCGTGGAGGCGCAGGGCTGGGTGCTCGGCGGCGATGGCCGTCGCATGATGCTCGATGTCCGGGCGCGAGACGCCCGTCTCGCGGCCTTGTTCGGCGCACAAGCGGGCGCGGCCGCTCGTGCGTCGGTAGACGTCACGCTGATCGGCGCCCCCGGGAACCCGCTGGTGCTGGGAGAGGGTCGGCTTCGCGATGCGTCGGTGAACGGTGTGGATGTGTCGGAGGTGTCTGGGCGGTTTGTGTGCAGCCGAAGCGCGGTCATCGTCTCTGACGTGCGGGCCACCACCGCGGCGGGACGTTTCCGAACGCCCGTGGGGTACCTCGGTCTGGGAGGCGATCGCGAGATCTTCGCCAGGGTGGAGGGAGAGGGCATCTCTCGCGCGCTCGGCGGCGCAGAGGTGCAGGATGCGTCGCTGTCGCTGACCGTGGCGGGCCGGGCGCGTGATCTCTATGCGGCTGGACGGGTTCGAGCCGCCTCTGTTCGCGCGGCGGGGATGTCGATGCGCGGCTTCGATGGTGTCGTGGCGGCGTCGAGACACACTGTCTGCCTTCTTCAGGGGGCGCTGGGCCTTGGACCTCGGGCTGTCTCGCTCACGGGAACGGTCCTGCCTGATGTGCGCGCGTTCGAGGTCACCGCCAGCAGCGACGGCATGGGAGTCGAGACCCGCGGTCGATACGATTCGCGAAGTCTTCGCGGCCTGGCCTACGGCCGTGCCCTCGACGCCTCGCTGCTTCGCGCGTTCGGGCTGAAGCCGTGGTTTCCTCGAGGCAGGGTCGACGTGATGGCGCTCTTTGCGCTCGACCACTCCACCAGGGGCGTCGATCTCGATCTCGTCGGGCGCTCGGGTGACCTGCATGTGGGCGGCATCTCGTTCGACCGCCTGGCGCTCTCCGCGTCTCTTCTCGATCAGGCGCTCGCCATCCGCACGGCCTTCCTGTCCGGGCCGGCGGCCGTCATCACGCTTGCGGGAGCGGTGCCCCTTCGTGAGCGTGGGGCGTGGGCCTTGCGCTGGAGCGCGGATGTCGCCCACCTGGGCAAGGTGGTGAACGCCCTCGAGGTGGGGACGGCCCCGGCGCGCCTTCGCAGCGTGCTGCTCGACGTGCTTCGGCTGCGCAGCCTTGCCGGGCACGCGTTTGTGCACGGTGAGGTGCGCGGTTCGCGCCAGGCCGTGCGGGTCGATGGTCACGTGCTGGCCGACAAGGCGCGCCTGCACGGTGAGCCCTTGTTTGCGCAGGCCGACTTCCGTGCCCATCGAGGCGGACTCGTCGTGCGCTCGGGACGCGTGGTGGTGGGGGGAGATCAGGTCGATGTTGCCGGCAGCGTCGGCCTTGACAGGCTGCCCGTTCTCGACCTGTCGGTGAGCACCCCGCAGCTGTGGGTTCAACGGGCGCTGGGCTTCACGCCGTATTCAGGGGTTGCCTCGAAGGGGTGGCTCGAAGGCAAGGTGCGGGTCACGGGCCGGGTCGACCGTCTCGCCGCCGCGGGTCGGGTTCGTCTGCACGGGGTGACCGTTGAGAATCAGCCTGTCGATGAGGCGGAGGTGGTTCTGCGGGCCGCGCCGGATCGCATCGTCGTCGAGGGCTTGCGGGCGCGTCTGGGGGGTGGCGTCATCACGGGGCGCGGTGATGTTCGCGTTCGGGGTCCCGTCGATCTCATGCTGAGCGCGCGCGCCTTCCCTCTCCGGGAGCTGGTCGCGCTGCGTGGGTCGCCGCTGGAGCAGGGCCACGGAGACGTCGACCTCGGGATCTCGGGAACCCTGGCCCATCCTCGATATGCCCTCGACCTCGATCTGCAGGGACTGGGGCCGCCGGAGCGTCAGGTGGGTCTGCGCGCCAGCGGCAAGGTTCGCCTGAGCGGGCGGCGCGTCGACGTGGAGGGACTGCGCGTGGGGCGCGATGGCGCGCCGGGTGAGGCACGACTCGACGGATCGCTCGAGCTTGCCCGTCA
It encodes:
- the atpC gene encoding ATP synthase F1 subunit epsilon, with product MSLISDKNFHVEIITPERVRFGGDALMLSVPGVEGQMGLLANHAPILSLLQAGRLTLQTRESTVNMAVGPGFVKMSNNRAVCLVDFAENAGDIDKAAAERRRAELEKQLAAESDSVKQDALRTQLRAELARLEVAGARGA
- the atpD gene encoding F0F1 ATP synthase subunit beta yields the protein MGVGRVHQIIGSVVDVEFNPGELPNMYNALTVKREEDAGGRGKGLDLYLEVMGELGNNQVRCLSMGSTDGLRRGMPAVDTGDAIRVPVGPKTLGRIFNVLGQPIDKRGPVDAVKTYSIHRQAPSLDQQEPTTNVLETGIKVVDLLAPYSKGGKTGLFGGAGVGKTVLIQELIANIAREHGGYSVFAGVGERTREGNDLWLEMQHSGVIDKTAMVFGQMDEPPGVRFRVGLTGITMAEYFRDEENKDVLVFIDNIFRFVLAGAEVSALLGRMPSAVGYQPTLSTEMGLLEERITSTRTGSITAIQAVYVPADDITDPAVATTFAHLDATTVLSRSIAELGIYPAVDPLASTSRLLEPRFIGDEHFGVARRVQEILQRYKDLQDIIAILGVEELSEDDRIIVGRARRLQKFLSQPFHVAEGFTGRKGKYVQLKDTIKSFKEVADGKLDHLPEQAFYMQGGLEDVLEEAKKLGVEVGR
- the murA gene encoding UDP-N-acetylglucosamine 1-carboxyvinyltransferase — its product is MPHLRVQGGRPLRGEIEALGAKNAALPIMAAALLCKGDVILTRVPDISDVHVMTEILRSLGMVVESPAPGTLRLNADHISTTRAPYELVRRMNASFDVTGPLLARFGEADVALPGGCNLGQRRVNLHLDAFRSLGAEVHRSHGFVQAKATRLQGVTIAFPHVSVGATKNAMMAACLAQGTTVLENVAREPEVTDLARFLNTMGARVSGEGSPRIEIEGVDALHGGTYEITSDRIVTGTFLIMTAIAGGEVRVTHCHPEYHDVLIQQLRRANQEVDVEPQAIRLRSRRPVLPLEVTTAPYPGFPTDLHPPMTALLVLADGTSIIRETIFDGRFMYAGELVRLGANIRITDHTAVVTGVKYLAGAPVEAPDIRGGGALIAAALAAEGETLIGGLQFIDRGYQRIHEQLVSLGAVIERVEEERAPAAV